In Magnolia sinica isolate HGM2019 chromosome 12, MsV1, whole genome shotgun sequence, a single genomic region encodes these proteins:
- the LOC131220353 gene encoding uncharacterized protein LOC131220353 translates to MSEILEDNSINEATDNDGLDVSLEINLQHAPSAGENEGSASTTEEKIRKARKDSRKAGIATLGLSSTAIAEYSIGKHPDDPHRKFPSFIYRMAIFGTFLFGMGLFFFSFVLPKHPKSVGQAEMLTWIAYVLLFIASCLKVLVMSCLEFISGLRTGNPHHKFPSFIYPISIYGALSFGFGLFFFSFLLPKHLKVVGQAKKLIWVNIAICLKVIVQVMS, encoded by the coding sequence ATGAGTGAGATCCTGGAGGACAATTCCATCAACGAGGCCACAGATAATGATGGCTTAGATGTGTCCTTGGAGATCAACCTTCAGCACGCTCCATCAGCAGGAGAAAACGAAGGATCAGCAAGTACAACGGAAGAAAAAATTAGGAAAGCCCGTAAGGACTCACGCAAAGCAGGGATAGCTACACTGGGACTTTCCAGCACTGCAATTGCCGAGTATTCAATTGGCAAGCATCCTGATGATCCACACCGCAAATTTCCATCGTTCATCTATCGCATGGCCATCTTTGGGACTTTCTTGTTTGGAATGGGGCTGTTTTTCTTCTCGTTTGTACTTCCAAAACATCCCAAGTCAGTCGGTCAGGCCGAGATGCTAACGTGGATTGCTTACGTTCTGCTATTTATTGCAAGCTGCCTCAAAGTCCTTGTCATGTCGTGTCTTGAATTCATCTCTGGGCTTCGCACAGGTAACCCACACCACAAATTTCCATCGTTCATCTATCCCATTTCCATTTATGGGGCTTTATCGTTTGGATTTGGGctgtttttcttctcatttctactTCCAAAACATCTCAAGGTAGTCGGTCAGGCCAAGAAGCTAATATGGGTAAATATTGCAATCTGCCTTAAAGTCATTGTTCAAGTCATGTCATGA